One Actinosynnema pretiosum DNA segment encodes these proteins:
- a CDS encoding AAA family ATPase, whose amino-acid sequence MTPSTPPTALPGHPGGGAANPNGSVRGQRPDEVLAELHSVVGRIAANVERVIVGKPDVVRVALVTLLAEGHLLVEDVPGVGKTSLAKALARSIDCTVSRIQFTPDLLPSDITGVSIYNRQENDFEFRPGPIFANIVIGDEINRASPKTQSALLECMEEHQVTVDGSTYALGEPFMVVATQNPIEMEGTYALPEAQRDRFTARVSIGYPDPAAELAMVDEHAGHDPLGELRPVSDAAQVLRLVKAVREVHLSPEVRRYAVELVGATRRLPELRLGASPRATLQLVRAARAQAALSGRDFVVPDDVHAVSVPVLAHRLVLTAEAQAARRSAADLVRSLAQRVPVPQASDQRPQAHR is encoded by the coding sequence GTGACTCCGAGTACCCCGCCAACCGCGCTCCCCGGCCACCCCGGCGGGGGTGCGGCGAACCCCAACGGCTCCGTCAGGGGCCAGCGGCCGGATGAGGTGCTCGCTGAGCTGCACTCGGTGGTCGGCCGGATAGCGGCCAACGTCGAGCGGGTCATCGTGGGCAAGCCGGACGTGGTCCGCGTCGCGCTGGTCACCCTGCTCGCGGAGGGCCACCTGCTCGTCGAGGACGTGCCGGGCGTCGGCAAGACGTCGCTGGCCAAGGCGCTGGCCAGGTCGATCGACTGCACGGTGAGCCGCATCCAGTTCACCCCCGACCTGCTGCCCAGCGACATCACCGGCGTGTCGATCTACAACCGGCAGGAGAACGACTTCGAGTTCCGGCCGGGACCGATCTTCGCGAACATCGTGATCGGCGACGAGATCAACCGCGCCTCCCCCAAGACGCAGTCCGCGCTGCTGGAGTGCATGGAGGAGCACCAGGTCACCGTCGACGGCAGCACCTACGCGCTCGGCGAGCCGTTCATGGTGGTCGCGACGCAGAACCCGATCGAGATGGAGGGCACCTACGCCCTCCCCGAGGCGCAGCGCGACCGGTTCACCGCGCGCGTGTCGATCGGCTACCCGGACCCGGCCGCCGAGCTGGCGATGGTGGACGAGCACGCCGGGCACGACCCGCTGGGCGAGCTGCGCCCGGTCTCGGACGCCGCGCAGGTGCTGCGGCTGGTCAAGGCCGTGCGCGAGGTGCACCTGTCGCCCGAGGTGCGCCGGTACGCGGTGGAGCTGGTCGGCGCGACGCGGCGGCTGCCCGAGCTGCGGCTGGGCGCGTCGCCGCGCGCGACGCTGCAGCTGGTGCGGGCCGCGCGGGCGCAGGCGGCGCTGTCGGGGCGGGACTTCGTGGTGCCGGACGACGTGCACGCGGTGTCCGTCCCGGTGCTCGCGCACCGGCTGGTGCTGACCGCGGAGGCGCAGGCCGCGCGCCGGTCCGCGGCGGACCTGGTGCGCTCGCTGGCGCAGCGCGTCCCGGTGCCGCAGGCGTCGGACCAGCGCCCGCAGGCCCACCGCTGA
- a CDS encoding DUF58 domain-containing protein, with amino-acid sequence MAGALSGLTTRGRCLLAAGVTAGGCAWVLDERDLLRVAVFVVAMPLLAAWLAQRARVGLRAARSLDPVRVPVGAAAEVRVELRSAGRLPTGGLLLEDAVPYALGSRPRFVVERLPRNHRTSLRYQLKPVMRGVQQVGPLLARITDPFGLAEFDQEMAGRTRLVVVPRVVRLSGLPGGSGMGSGDDGSIRLRTGQGEDDAVVRPYRHGDDLRKVHWRSTARRDELMVRVEERPWRGGTTVLLDHRLAAHRGSGPSASLEWAVSFAASVCLHLNRFGHQVKLVGDDGRVLAGVTGDAGHGDDVVLDSLAALQPSHRLELAAGLDAGAGQEVVALLGACSAEAAESLARHRRRGTRSLAVVLDVAAWAGARENAAVSAAGPAGAAATSAEDTARVLRASGWGVVVATPATPMDQVWRELCHSAGNRGRAEVG; translated from the coding sequence ATGGCGGGGGCGCTGTCGGGGCTGACCACGCGCGGGCGCTGCCTGCTGGCCGCGGGCGTCACGGCGGGCGGGTGCGCGTGGGTGCTGGACGAGCGGGACCTGCTGCGGGTGGCCGTGTTCGTGGTGGCGATGCCGCTGCTGGCGGCCTGGTTGGCGCAGCGGGCCCGCGTGGGGCTGCGCGCGGCGCGGTCGCTGGACCCGGTGCGGGTGCCGGTGGGCGCGGCGGCCGAGGTCAGGGTGGAGCTGCGCAGCGCGGGCAGGCTGCCCACGGGCGGGCTGCTGCTGGAGGACGCGGTGCCCTACGCGCTGGGGAGCAGGCCGAGGTTCGTGGTGGAGCGGTTGCCGCGCAACCACCGGACGTCGCTGCGCTACCAGCTCAAGCCGGTGATGCGCGGGGTGCAGCAGGTGGGTCCGCTGCTGGCCAGGATCACCGACCCGTTCGGGCTCGCCGAGTTCGACCAGGAGATGGCGGGGCGGACCAGGCTGGTGGTGGTGCCGAGGGTGGTGCGGCTGTCCGGGCTGCCCGGCGGGTCCGGCATGGGCTCGGGCGACGACGGGTCGATCCGGTTGCGCACCGGGCAGGGCGAGGACGACGCGGTGGTGCGGCCGTACCGGCACGGCGACGACCTGCGGAAGGTGCACTGGCGCTCGACCGCACGGCGGGACGAGCTGATGGTGCGGGTGGAGGAGCGGCCGTGGCGCGGCGGCACCACGGTGCTGCTCGACCACCGGCTGGCCGCGCACCGGGGCAGCGGGCCGTCGGCGAGCCTGGAGTGGGCGGTGTCGTTCGCGGCGTCGGTGTGCCTGCACCTGAACCGGTTCGGGCACCAGGTGAAGCTGGTCGGCGACGACGGCCGGGTGCTGGCGGGGGTGACGGGCGACGCCGGGCACGGCGACGACGTGGTGCTGGACTCGCTGGCGGCGCTCCAGCCGTCGCACCGGTTGGAGCTGGCGGCCGGGTTGGACGCGGGCGCGGGCCAGGAGGTGGTGGCGCTGCTGGGCGCGTGCTCGGCGGAGGCGGCCGAGTCGCTGGCCAGGCACCGCAGGCGCGGGACGCGCAGCCTCGCGGTGGTGCTGGACGTGGCGGCGTGGGCCGGGGCGCGGGAGAACGCGGCGGTCAGCGCGGCGGGCCCGGCCGGTGCGGCGGCGACGTCGGCCGAGGACACGGCCAGGGTGCTCAGGGCCTCGGGGTGGGGCGTGGTGGTGGCGACGCCCGCCACGCCGATGGACCAGGTGTGGCGGGAGCTGTGCCACAGCGCGGGCAACCGCGGTCGCGCGGAGGTGGGCTAG
- a CDS encoding transglutaminase family protein → MAGRGSAGGDWVVATTPAVAGLATLCTAMALSSVLSGTLWVVYLGVAIAVIAGVGVLLRSVRVPAPLVPFGQFLALACLLVTIFTRTGVLVVLPGPRSLGDLVGVLGAALEEVQTGIPPVPDSPAMRCLVMLAIGVVAVVVDTLAVAAAAPAASGLVLLCVFAVPVSLADEMLPLWIFVLGAAAFALLLAVDGQHRHSAWRGRLPRGAGVNSAPAATAVAGAAVVTALLAGLLSAPLVGTVGRLPGTGEGGGTGKLGIEPMTELRGMLNRGQTKELFRVRDLPRQAYMRAMTLRAYEPDRGFRLGGSMQSGVQANDGELPRGVGYDPDAKTEVLEIEPVDWLDNWLPVYGKPRRIESLQDEWRFDPEREMLYSQQQREVDRYRLETVLDTPTDEQLRQATARGEGAGGERINQEYLDAPGVDQRVVDVARQVTASAQNPFDRAKALHDYFKDPDNGFRYKLETKNDFDSGALADFVLTGKTGFCEQYATAMAIMARTLGLPSRVAVGFTAGFPSAEYQTITTDDTHAWVEIYFDGYGWMTFDPTPLSDRAVVPPYISGNRVENEDGASSAQVTTTTTTAVSSSAANPSASTSADAAAQGQQDDGGNRVPAWHLVALVGALALAALLAAVALLGRRPGGERAVSGRAKRVLVAGAAGSGVAALALTAALLSWWLAAVVAVAAVAAAPAALREATRRARLRRVAALGPDAAGAAWQELIAESLDRGAGVRSTETVRVAARRLVREHNLDEQGRDGLRAVVGAVERSWYSANGGADPTLPTAVDEVRRSLTRNAPLALRAKVLPKSVLQKPPGGKES, encoded by the coding sequence GTGGCCGGAAGAGGGAGCGCGGGCGGCGACTGGGTCGTGGCCACGACGCCCGCCGTCGCGGGGTTGGCGACGCTGTGCACGGCGATGGCGCTGTCCAGCGTGCTCTCCGGGACGCTGTGGGTGGTGTACCTGGGGGTGGCGATCGCCGTCATCGCCGGGGTGGGCGTGCTGCTCAGGTCGGTGCGGGTGCCCGCGCCGCTGGTGCCGTTCGGGCAGTTCCTGGCGCTGGCGTGCCTGCTGGTGACGATCTTCACCAGGACCGGCGTGCTGGTGGTGCTGCCGGGGCCGCGGTCGCTCGGCGACCTGGTGGGGGTGCTCGGGGCGGCGCTGGAGGAGGTGCAGACCGGGATACCGCCGGTGCCGGACAGCCCGGCGATGCGGTGCCTGGTGATGCTGGCGATCGGCGTCGTCGCGGTGGTGGTGGACACCCTGGCGGTGGCCGCCGCCGCGCCCGCCGCGTCGGGGCTGGTGCTGCTGTGCGTGTTCGCGGTGCCGGTGTCGCTGGCGGACGAGATGCTGCCGCTGTGGATCTTCGTGCTGGGGGCGGCGGCGTTCGCGCTGCTGCTGGCCGTGGACGGGCAGCACCGGCACAGCGCGTGGCGGGGCAGGCTGCCCAGGGGCGCCGGGGTGAACTCGGCCCCCGCCGCGACGGCGGTGGCGGGCGCGGCCGTGGTGACGGCGCTGCTGGCGGGCCTGCTGAGCGCGCCGCTGGTCGGCACGGTCGGGCGGCTGCCGGGCACCGGTGAGGGAGGCGGGACGGGCAAGCTCGGCATCGAGCCGATGACGGAGCTGCGCGGGATGCTCAACCGGGGGCAGACCAAGGAGCTGTTCCGGGTGCGGGACCTGCCGAGGCAGGCGTACATGCGGGCGATGACGCTGCGCGCGTACGAGCCCGACCGGGGCTTCCGGCTCGGCGGCAGCATGCAGTCGGGCGTGCAGGCGAACGACGGCGAGCTGCCCAGGGGCGTGGGGTACGACCCCGACGCCAAGACCGAGGTGCTGGAGATCGAGCCGGTCGACTGGCTGGACAACTGGCTCCCGGTGTACGGCAAGCCGAGGCGGATCGAGTCGCTCCAGGACGAGTGGCGGTTCGACCCGGAGCGGGAGATGCTCTACAGCCAGCAGCAGCGCGAGGTGGACCGGTACCGGTTGGAGACGGTGCTGGACACGCCCACCGACGAGCAGCTGCGGCAGGCCACCGCGCGCGGTGAGGGGGCGGGCGGGGAGAGGATCAACCAGGAGTACCTGGACGCCCCCGGTGTCGACCAGCGGGTGGTCGATGTGGCGCGGCAGGTCACCGCGTCCGCGCAGAACCCGTTCGACCGGGCCAAGGCGCTGCACGACTACTTCAAGGACCCGGACAACGGGTTCCGGTACAAGCTGGAGACGAAGAACGACTTCGACTCGGGCGCGCTCGCCGACTTCGTGCTCACCGGGAAGACCGGGTTCTGCGAGCAGTACGCGACGGCGATGGCGATCATGGCGAGGACGCTGGGGCTGCCGTCGCGGGTGGCGGTCGGGTTCACCGCGGGCTTCCCGAGCGCGGAGTACCAGACGATCACGACGGACGACACGCACGCGTGGGTGGAGATCTACTTCGACGGGTACGGCTGGATGACGTTCGACCCGACGCCGCTGAGCGACCGGGCGGTCGTGCCCCCGTACATCTCCGGGAACCGGGTGGAGAACGAGGACGGGGCCAGCAGCGCGCAGGTCACGACGACGACCACGACGGCGGTGTCGAGCTCGGCGGCGAACCCGTCGGCCTCCACGTCCGCCGACGCGGCGGCGCAGGGGCAGCAGGACGACGGCGGGAACCGGGTGCCCGCGTGGCACCTGGTCGCGCTGGTGGGCGCGCTGGCGCTGGCGGCCCTGCTGGCGGCGGTGGCGCTGCTGGGCAGGCGGCCGGGTGGTGAGCGGGCGGTGTCGGGCCGGGCGAAGCGGGTCCTGGTGGCGGGTGCGGCCGGGTCGGGCGTCGCGGCGCTGGCGCTGACGGCGGCGCTGCTGTCGTGGTGGTTGGCGGCCGTCGTGGCGGTGGCCGCGGTGGCCGCGGCCCCCGCGGCGCTGCGCGAGGCGACCAGGCGCGCGAGGCTGCGCAGGGTCGCGGCGCTGGGGCCGGACGCGGCGGGCGCGGCGTGGCAGGAGCTGATCGCGGAGTCGCTGGACCGGGGCGCGGGCGTGCGGAGCACGGAGACGGTCCGGGTGGCGGCGAGGCGGTTGGTGCGGGAGCACAACCTGGACGAGCAGGGCAGGGACGGTTTGCGCGCGGTGGTGGGCGCGGTGGAGCGCTCGTGGTACAGCGCGAACGGCGGCGCGGACCCGACCCTGCCGACGGCGGTGGACGAGGTCCGCCGGTCGTTGACCCGCAACGCGCCGCTGGCCCTGCGGGCGAAGGTGCTGCCGAAGTCGGTGCTGCAGAAACCACCGGGTGGCAAGGAGAGCTGA
- a CDS encoding DUF3040 domain-containing protein, protein MPLSEHEQRLLDQIERALYAEDPKFASTVRGAKLRKPSRRRRIYGIVLFAVGVALLVTGVMLPKLAGIPVVSVVGFLMMFFGVLLTVTTLRRGEQGAEEPEAQGSRPTSRSSFSQKMEERFRRRFEGE, encoded by the coding sequence ATGCCACTCTCCGAGCACGAGCAGCGACTGCTCGACCAGATCGAGCGCGCGCTCTACGCCGAGGACCCGAAGTTCGCATCCACCGTGCGCGGCGCGAAGCTGCGCAAGCCGTCCCGACGGCGTCGCATCTACGGCATCGTGCTGTTCGCCGTGGGTGTCGCACTGCTCGTGACCGGTGTCATGCTGCCGAAGCTCGCTGGTATCCCGGTGGTGAGCGTTGTCGGCTTCCTGATGATGTTCTTCGGCGTGCTGCTCACAGTGACGACGCTGCGTCGCGGTGAGCAGGGTGCCGAAGAGCCCGAAGCGCAGGGAAGCAGGCCGACCAGTCGCAGCTCGTTCTCCCAGAAGATGGAAGAACGCTTCCGTCGTCGTTTCGAGGGCGAGTAA
- a CDS encoding Crp/Fnr family transcriptional regulator, giving the protein MERFWARLTVAEQGLLRAAGVERDYSRGAVVCREGETTAHVLVVREGLLRVTAVTPTGERLLAVRGPGDIVGERSAVDGLPRSATVSASGRTRALVLTAATFTALCRREPGISWAVLGVVVGRQRDADRQRVQISGTATQRVAAVLLDMALQRGIADQGAVPFTQEELAGIAGTSRESLVRVLRSLRSEGIISTGRRVVDIHDVRRLQGYAD; this is encoded by the coding sequence GTGGAGCGGTTCTGGGCCCGGTTGACCGTCGCGGAGCAGGGCCTCCTGCGCGCCGCGGGTGTCGAGCGCGACTACTCGCGCGGCGCCGTCGTGTGCCGCGAGGGCGAGACCACCGCGCACGTCCTGGTCGTCCGCGAGGGCCTCCTCCGGGTCACCGCCGTGACCCCGACCGGCGAGCGCCTGCTCGCGGTGCGCGGTCCCGGCGACATCGTCGGCGAGCGGTCCGCCGTGGACGGACTTCCCCGCTCGGCCACCGTCAGCGCCAGCGGTCGCACGAGGGCGCTCGTGCTCACCGCCGCCACGTTCACCGCCCTGTGCCGCCGCGAGCCCGGCATCTCCTGGGCCGTCCTCGGCGTGGTCGTCGGCCGCCAGCGCGACGCGGACCGCCAGCGCGTGCAGATCAGCGGCACCGCCACCCAGCGGGTCGCCGCGGTCCTGCTCGACATGGCCCTCCAGCGCGGCATCGCCGACCAGGGGGCCGTGCCGTTCACCCAGGAAGAGCTCGCGGGAATCGCCGGAACCTCGCGAGAATCACTGGTCCGGGTGCTGCGCTCCCTGCGTTCCGAGGGCATCATCTCCACGGGCAGGCGCGTGGTGGACATTCACGACGTCCGGCGCCTCCAGGGTTACGCGGACTGA
- a CDS encoding DNA polymerase IV: MGRSANLPKGLVERFRVREGDVPDDAGCRMLHVDMDAFYASVEIRDRPELARLPVVVGGTAHRGVVASANYLAREFGVRSAMPTAHAKRLAPHAVFLPPDFTKYRDVSRGVMELFRQVTPLVEPLSLDEAFLDVGGALRRLKATPAEIAARVRVDVEREHGITCSVGVASTKFLAKLSSGMCKPDGLMVVPKDRALEFLHPLPVGALWGVGKRTAEQLDRLGLETVGDVAAAPPLRLRKAVGVALAEHLHALARGHDDRPVVPYTREKSIGAEETFEVDHFDRAVLKLELLRLSERTAASLRAKGLRGRTVSIKVRFADFTTITRSRTLRVATDVAREVYATATSLLDDHVPPGAVRLIGVRVEQLSEGTAGEQLAFDAPERGWREAEQAADQARTRFGTAAVRPASLLSTAPARSAEPEPKPERHPEGR; encoded by the coding sequence GTGGGGCGCAGCGCCAACCTGCCCAAGGGGCTGGTCGAGCGGTTCCGCGTGCGCGAGGGGGACGTCCCGGACGACGCGGGCTGCCGGATGCTGCACGTGGACATGGACGCCTTCTACGCGTCGGTCGAGATCCGCGACCGGCCGGAGCTGGCCCGCCTGCCGGTCGTGGTCGGCGGCACCGCGCACCGGGGCGTGGTGGCGTCGGCGAACTACCTGGCCCGCGAGTTCGGCGTCCGCTCCGCCATGCCCACCGCGCACGCCAAGCGGCTCGCCCCGCACGCGGTGTTCCTGCCGCCGGACTTCACCAAGTACCGGGACGTCTCGCGGGGCGTCATGGAGCTGTTCCGCCAGGTCACGCCGCTGGTCGAGCCGCTGAGCCTGGACGAGGCGTTCCTGGACGTGGGCGGCGCGCTGCGCAGGCTCAAGGCCACGCCCGCCGAGATCGCCGCGCGCGTCCGGGTCGACGTGGAGCGGGAGCACGGCATCACCTGCTCCGTCGGGGTGGCGTCGACGAAGTTCCTGGCGAAGCTGTCCTCGGGCATGTGCAAGCCGGACGGCCTGATGGTGGTGCCGAAGGACCGGGCGCTGGAGTTCCTGCACCCGCTGCCGGTGGGCGCGCTGTGGGGCGTGGGCAAGCGCACCGCCGAGCAGCTGGACCGGTTGGGGCTGGAGACGGTCGGGGACGTGGCGGCGGCTCCGCCGCTGCGGCTGCGCAAGGCGGTCGGCGTCGCGCTGGCCGAGCACCTGCACGCGCTGGCCAGGGGCCACGACGACCGGCCCGTGGTGCCGTACACCAGGGAGAAGTCGATCGGCGCCGAGGAGACCTTCGAGGTCGACCACTTCGACCGCGCGGTGCTGAAGCTGGAGCTGCTGCGGCTGTCCGAGCGGACGGCGGCGTCGCTGCGCGCGAAGGGCCTGCGCGGGCGGACGGTGTCGATCAAGGTCAGGTTCGCGGACTTCACCACGATCACCCGGTCGAGGACTTTGCGGGTGGCCACGGACGTGGCGCGCGAGGTGTACGCGACCGCGACGTCCCTGCTGGACGACCACGTCCCGCCGGGCGCGGTGCGGCTCATCGGCGTGCGGGTGGAGCAGCTGTCCGAGGGCACGGCGGGGGAGCAGTTGGCGTTCGACGCCCCCGAGCGCGGCTGGCGCGAGGCGGAGCAGGCGGCCGACCAGGCGAGGACCCGCTTCGGCACGGCGGCGGTCCGCCCGGCCTCCCTCCTCTCCACTGCCCCGGCCCGCTCGGCGGAACCCGAGCCGAAACCGGAACGCCACCCCGAGGGCCGCTGA
- a CDS encoding amidohydrolase family protein, with amino-acid sequence METPLAVVETTPLIDHHCHGVLGGELDRRAFEARLTEAPAAAPGTSLFDTAVGFAVRRWCAPVLDLPPHASPDAYLERRAELGADEVNRRFIGAAGVEVFLVDAGLPGELVDPSAFGGRSLDVLRLERLAELVVGEGAAGFLDRVRSALERSRSVAAKSIAAYRVGLDLDPARPSDAEVVRAASRWLASGSGRCADPVLSRFLVWEALERGLPVQFHAGYGDSDLDLHRADPALLTPLLRAVQPLGVPVLLLHNYPFHRTAGYLAQVFPHVCADLGLATHGVGDRAAAVLAEALELVPCGKFLYSSDACALAELHYLGALLFRRGLSEVLRGKLTSGALSDEDAVRITRMVSGGNARRVYRID; translated from the coding sequence GTGGAAACGCCGCTCGCGGTGGTCGAGACCACCCCATTGATCGACCACCACTGCCACGGGGTGCTCGGCGGGGAGCTGGACCGGCGGGCGTTCGAGGCGCGCCTGACGGAGGCTCCGGCCGCGGCGCCGGGGACGAGCCTGTTCGACACGGCGGTGGGGTTCGCGGTGCGGCGGTGGTGCGCGCCCGTGCTGGACCTGCCGCCGCACGCCTCCCCGGACGCCTACCTGGAGCGGCGGGCCGAGCTGGGGGCGGACGAGGTCAACCGGCGGTTCATCGGGGCGGCCGGGGTGGAGGTGTTCCTGGTCGACGCCGGGCTGCCCGGCGAGCTGGTCGACCCCTCGGCGTTCGGCGGGCGCTCGCTGGACGTGCTGCGGTTGGAGCGGCTGGCCGAGCTGGTGGTGGGGGAGGGCGCGGCGGGATTCCTGGACCGGGTGCGCTCGGCGCTGGAGCGCTCCCGGTCGGTGGCGGCCAAGTCGATCGCGGCCTACCGGGTGGGGCTCGACCTCGATCCGGCGCGGCCGTCGGACGCCGAGGTGGTGCGGGCGGCTTCCCGCTGGCTGGCCTCGGGGTCCGGGCGGTGCGCGGACCCGGTGCTGTCCCGGTTCCTGGTGTGGGAGGCGCTGGAGCGCGGGCTGCCGGTGCAGTTCCACGCCGGCTACGGCGACTCGGACCTCGACCTGCACCGGGCCGACCCGGCGCTGCTCACCCCGCTGCTGCGGGCGGTCCAGCCGCTCGGGGTCCCGGTGCTGCTGCTGCACAACTACCCGTTCCACCGGACCGCCGGGTACCTCGCGCAGGTGTTCCCGCACGTCTGCGCGGACCTCGGGCTGGCCACGCACGGGGTGGGCGACCGGGCCGCCGCGGTGCTCGCCGAGGCTCTGGAGCTGGTGCCTTGCGGGAAGTTCCTCTACTCGTCGGACGCCTGCGCGCTGGCGGAACTGCATTACCTGGGCGCGCTGCTGTTCCGGCGGGGGCTGTCGGAGGTCCTGCGGGGCAAGCTCACCAGCGGTGCTCTTTCGGATGAAGACGCCGTGCGGATCACCCGGATGGTGAGCGGCGGCAACGCGCGCCGCGTCTACCGGATCGACTAA
- a CDS encoding type I glutamate--ammonia ligase, producing MDAAEREHRRDRASGVVDELGRRGVVAVAITWVDHSGITRVKSVPVARLPWAAAEGLGSAEVFDAFLLDDSIVAGRHAGGPDGDLRLHPDLDRLVVLAGQPGWAWAPADRHAQTGERHPQDERGFARVMTERLAERGYRLRAGFEVEWALGARTDDFAPVTTAPAYGHARQVELSDYSAELLSALAEQRVDVLQFHPEYAPGQFELSTAPEEPVAAADTAVLVRETVRAVSARHGMRVSFSPKVVAGGVGNGGHLHTSLWRDGRPLLSGGSGRFGLAPEAEAFYAGVLRRLPALCAIGAPSVASYLRLVPSRWSGPFAAWGLENREAAMRLVRGRSVEVKCFDLTANPYLLLGAVLAAGEAGLAEGGGLPEPVVGNPADHPDAPRLPTSLGEAVAAFEADAALTAAMGREFAATVADVRRGEIALFEGVDEEEVARRTRWRH from the coding sequence ATGGACGCAGCCGAGCGGGAGCACCGCAGGGACCGCGCTTCGGGCGTGGTGGACGAGCTGGGCAGGCGCGGCGTGGTCGCCGTGGCGATCACCTGGGTGGACCACAGCGGCATCACGCGGGTGAAGTCGGTGCCGGTGGCCCGCCTGCCGTGGGCCGCCGCCGAGGGCCTGGGGTCGGCCGAGGTGTTCGACGCCTTCCTGCTCGACGACAGCATCGTGGCGGGCAGGCACGCGGGCGGCCCGGACGGCGACCTGCGCCTGCACCCGGACCTGGACCGCCTGGTGGTGCTGGCCGGTCAGCCCGGCTGGGCGTGGGCGCCCGCCGACCGGCACGCCCAGACCGGCGAGCGGCACCCGCAGGACGAGCGCGGTTTCGCGCGGGTGATGACCGAGCGGCTCGCCGAGCGGGGCTACCGGCTCAGGGCCGGGTTCGAGGTCGAGTGGGCGCTCGGGGCGAGGACCGACGACTTCGCGCCGGTCACGACCGCGCCCGCCTACGGCCACGCCAGGCAGGTCGAGCTGTCCGACTACTCGGCCGAGCTGCTGTCGGCGCTGGCCGAGCAGCGGGTGGACGTGCTCCAGTTCCACCCCGAGTACGCGCCGGGCCAGTTCGAGCTGTCCACCGCGCCGGAGGAGCCGGTGGCGGCGGCGGACACGGCGGTGCTGGTGCGCGAGACCGTGCGCGCGGTGTCGGCCAGGCACGGGATGCGGGTGTCGTTCTCGCCGAAGGTGGTCGCGGGCGGCGTCGGCAACGGCGGGCACCTGCACACGAGCCTGTGGCGGGACGGCCGCCCGCTGTTGTCCGGAGGGAGCGGCCGGTTCGGGCTCGCGCCGGAGGCGGAGGCGTTCTACGCGGGCGTGCTGCGCAGGCTGCCCGCGCTGTGCGCGATCGGCGCGCCGTCGGTGGCCAGCTACCTGCGGCTGGTGCCGTCGCGCTGGTCGGGCCCGTTCGCGGCGTGGGGCCTGGAGAACCGGGAGGCCGCGATGCGGCTGGTGCGCGGCCGGTCGGTGGAGGTCAAGTGCTTCGACCTGACCGCCAACCCGTACCTGCTGCTCGGCGCGGTGCTCGCGGCGGGCGAGGCGGGGCTGGCCGAGGGCGGCGGGCTGCCGGAACCGGTGGTGGGCAACCCGGCGGATCACCCGGACGCGCCGAGGTTGCCGACCTCGCTGGGCGAGGCGGTCGCGGCGTTCGAGGCCGACGCGGCGCTCACCGCGGCGATGGGCCGGGAGTTCGCGGCGACCGTGGCCGACGTGCGGCGCGGCGAGATCGCCCTGTTCGAGGGCGTCGACGAGGAGGAGGTGGCGCGGCGGACGCGCTGGCGGCACTGA
- the shbA gene encoding RNA polymerase sigma factor ShbA, producing the protein MDGVTGALGVDGRFDPEQVRAAAAGDRAAVRELLAVVRPVVVRYCRARVGRQERTFASADDVAQEVCLAVLTALPSYRDQGRPFLAFVYGIAAHKVADAHRAAARNRAEPVPELPDSVSTEAGPETRALHGELSDRMARLLRVLPDKQREILVLRVVVGLSAEETAHAVGSTPGAVRVAQHRALAKLQKIVRQPHRV; encoded by the coding sequence ATGGACGGAGTCACCGGCGCGTTAGGGGTCGACGGGCGGTTCGACCCCGAGCAGGTTCGGGCAGCGGCAGCGGGGGACCGGGCTGCCGTGCGCGAACTGCTGGCGGTGGTTCGCCCGGTCGTGGTGCGCTACTGCCGCGCGAGGGTGGGACGGCAGGAGCGGACGTTCGCGTCCGCCGACGACGTGGCGCAGGAGGTGTGCCTGGCGGTGCTGACGGCGCTGCCGAGCTACCGCGACCAGGGGAGGCCGTTCCTGGCCTTCGTGTACGGCATCGCCGCGCACAAGGTCGCGGACGCGCACCGGGCCGCCGCCCGCAACCGGGCGGAACCGGTGCCGGAGCTGCCCGACTCGGTCTCGACCGAGGCGGGCCCGGAGACCAGGGCGCTGCACGGCGAGCTGTCCGACCGGATGGCGCGGCTGCTGCGCGTCCTGCCGGACAAGCAGCGGGAGATCCTGGTGCTGCGGGTCGTGGTCGGCCTGTCGGCCGAGGAGACCGCGCACGCGGTCGGCTCGACGCCCGGCGCGGTGCGGGTCGCGCAGCACCGGGCGCTCGCCAAGCTGCAGAAGATCGTGCGCCAGCCGCACCGGGTGTGA